TATAATATACTTCAATCAGCGATTATAGTTATATTTTTAAATTTTGGAGCAATTAATGCTTCTGACATTCCAATAATATCTAAATTTTCAGATACAACTTCAAATATGGTTGACCCATTACCTCAAGCTTTAATGATAACGGCTATTGTAATTGGAGCGGCAATTACAGCTCTAGCCCTTATGTTAAGTATAAAGATATTTCATTACTATGGTACGTTGAATTGGAAAGAATTGATAGAAAGGGAAGGATGACATGAAGTTTATACCTATATATTTGATTTTTATTCCAATAGTAACTGCAATGTTTGTATATGTATTACATAAAAGATATTTTAATTATATTATTTTTTTATCTCAATTGATGATAACTTATTTTTCAATTAAATATTATATGTTCTATAATGGATTTATAAACAGACATGTATTAGTGTTAGGTGGATGGAATGAAATAATTTCAATAACTTTGAGAAATGACCAATTATCAATCTCCTTTATTTTTCTATCAATATTTATTTGGTGGAGCGTAATTATATATAGCTGGGAGAAAAGAAAGACTGATTTCAAATTTCTATTTTTCTTATTATTCCTTGAGGGAACATTTCTAGGATTTATACAAACTAATGACATATTTAATATGTTTGTTTTAATTGAAATAACAACAATTATATCTACAATACTTATTATATATAAGAAGGATGGTTATTCAGTAAGGGCAGGACTGTATTATCTTTTGTTTAATAGTGTAGGAATGATATTCTATTTAATAGGTCTTATATTTATATATGTTGTCACAGGAACTTTAAATATGGATATAATTTCTGAAAAAATTAATTACTTAGGAGAAAATTCTGTAGTAATATTATCGTATATTTTTATAATGGCAGCTATTGGAGTTAAATCTGCTTTTTTTCCTGTATATAACTGGTTACCAAAGGCCCATGGTGCAGCACCTGCGTCTATATCAGCACTATTATCAGGTCTTTTAGTTAAAAGTGGAGTTTATGCTTTTATTAGATTCAACCAAGTTTATAATATTAATTTGCTATATGACTTATTTTTTATATTGGGTTTTATCACTGCAATTTCTGGAATTATCTTTGCTTTGAGTCAAAAAGATATAAAACAGATATTAGCGTTTCATACGATATCACAAATTGGTATTATTTTAATGGGAATTAGCTCTATGTCAGGAAAAGCTTATATGGGTGGCATTATGCACATTTTTAATCATTCGATGTTTAAATCTTTGTTATTTATGGGAGCAGGTTATATTATAAATGTGTATGGTACTAGGAGGGTGACTGAAATAAGAGGAGTATTTAAAAATATGCCTTTAGTATCAATTTTTATGATAATTGGTATGTTATCTATTACTGGAGCTCCTTTCTTCAATGGTTTTGTCAGTAAAACAGTGATAAAATATGGTTTAAAGCCTAATACCATTAAGACTATAATGTTATATATTATTAATTTAGGTACTAGCATATCTTTTATAAAAATGTCTCAAATATTTTTTGGGGAATTTAAAGTACAGAAAATTAGAAGCTACAACAATGAAGTAGCAATGCTAATTTTATCTATGATGTGTATAATATTGGGTAATTTTTATATACCTTTAACGAAAGGTTTTTTTGGAGTTGATTTTTCTTTTGTAAAAGTTGTTAGTTTAATGAACTGGTTAAATTACATAATAGCATTAGGGATAGGATATTTAATTTATAAATGGATTATTGAAAAGGATTATAATATTATGAAAAAAATTAGACATTTAAATATTTCTTTTGGAACCACTAATTTCATGTTAGTAGTTTTTATATTTATTATGATTATATGGAGCTATGTGTAGTAGAAACTGTAAAATTGTATTTTGGTAATATTAGTATGGTTATAAGGT
This genomic stretch from Caldisalinibacter kiritimatiensis harbors:
- a CDS encoding sodium:proton antiporter, with the protein product MKLSLILSFILLCIGIYGIAVNKNIIKSIILYNILQSAIIVIFLNFGAINASDIPIISKFSDTTSNMVDPLPQALMITAIVIGAAITALALMLSIKIFHYYGTLNWKELIEREG
- a CDS encoding complex I subunit 5 family protein, which gives rise to MKFIPIYLIFIPIVTAMFVYVLHKRYFNYIIFLSQLMITYFSIKYYMFYNGFINRHVLVLGGWNEIISITLRNDQLSISFIFLSIFIWWSVIIYSWEKRKTDFKFLFFLLFLEGTFLGFIQTNDIFNMFVLIEITTIISTILIIYKKDGYSVRAGLYYLLFNSVGMIFYLIGLIFIYVVTGTLNMDIISEKINYLGENSVVILSYIFIMAAIGVKSAFFPVYNWLPKAHGAAPASISALLSGLLVKSGVYAFIRFNQVYNINLLYDLFFILGFITAISGIIFALSQKDIKQILAFHTISQIGIILMGISSMSGKAYMGGIMHIFNHSMFKSLLFMGAGYIINVYGTRRVTEIRGVFKNMPLVSIFMIIGMLSITGAPFFNGFVSKTVIKYGLKPNTIKTIMLYIINLGTSISFIKMSQIFFGEFKVQKIRSYNNEVAMLILSMMCIILGNFYIPLTKGFFGVDFSFVKVVSLMNWLNYIIALGIGYLIYKWIIEKDYNIMKKIRHLNISFGTTNFMLVVFIFIMIIWSYV